From Blastocatellia bacterium, one genomic window encodes:
- a CDS encoding cation diffusion facilitator family transporter has protein sequence MAHDHDHDHTHHHRHASNRRRLILVMALTVVYMLAETIGGFVTNSLALLSDAGHMLADVASLGLALLALWFAARPITPKKTYGYYRMEILAALANGVALILISLLIAYEAVHRLHQPEPVKGFELLLIAGGGLVVNALSAWLLHGAAEENLNMRGAFLHIIGDALGSVGAIIAGLLIWRWGWTMADPIISFVICALIVFSSWRLIHESVNILLEGTPSHISVRAVIEAMHDVNGVADVHELHIWTISSGKEALSAHVTLEAGAAHRATLEALQQALRAQFNITHVTIQIELPDEDEVASGRLYQIVKRTPHD, from the coding sequence ATGGCACACGACCACGACCACGATCACACTCATCATCACCGCCATGCCAGCAACCGGCGGCGGCTGATTCTGGTGATGGCGCTGACGGTCGTCTATATGCTCGCCGAAACCATCGGCGGCTTTGTGACCAACTCGCTGGCGCTGCTGTCGGATGCCGGGCATATGCTGGCGGACGTGGCATCGCTGGGGCTGGCGCTGCTGGCGTTGTGGTTCGCGGCGCGGCCCATCACGCCGAAAAAAACCTACGGCTATTACCGCATGGAGATTCTCGCGGCGCTCGCCAATGGCGTCGCCCTGATTCTGATCTCGCTGCTGATCGCTTACGAAGCCGTGCATCGCTTACATCAGCCTGAACCGGTCAAAGGCTTCGAGCTGTTGTTGATCGCCGGCGGCGGGCTGGTGGTCAACGCGCTGAGCGCCTGGCTGTTGCATGGCGCGGCGGAAGAGAACTTGAACATGCGCGGCGCCTTTCTGCATATCATCGGTGACGCGCTCGGCTCGGTCGGCGCCATCATCGCCGGCCTTTTGATCTGGCGCTGGGGCTGGACGATGGCCGACCCGATCATCAGCTTCGTCATCTGCGCGCTGATCGTCTTCAGCTCGTGGCGGCTCATTCACGAATCGGTGAACATTCTGCTCGAAGGCACGCCCTCGCACATCAGCGTGCGCGCCGTCATCGAAGCCATGCACGATGTCAACGGTGTCGCCGACGTTCACGAGCTGCATATCTGGACGATCAGCTCAGGCAAAGAAGCGCTCTCGGCGCACGTCACGCTCGAAGCCGGCGCGGCGCACCGCGCGACGCTCGAAGCGTTGCAACAGGCCTTGCGCGCCCAATTCAACATTACCCACGTCACCATACAGATCGAGCTGCCGGACGAAGACGAGGTGGCCAGCGGCAGGCTCTATCAGATCGTCAAACGGACGCCGCACGACTGA
- a CDS encoding FKBP-type peptidyl-prolyl cis-trans isomerase codes for MSAEQSLLAAERQCSEAFKNRDRQALDLLLADDFVFTDEEGKVYDKAKYIQEITSAQVESYKLDDLAARVSGTTGVVTGLWSGKMTIAGKDASSAVRFTDTFVKRLNRWVVLASHESRIPQKGTDMSNAITTPSGLKYIDEVVGTGASPEQGQMVTVHYTGTLENGTKFDSSYDHGQPFTFQIGVSPVIRGWAEGLMTMKVGGKRRLIIPPQLGYGARGAGNVIPPNATLIFEVELLKIQ; via the coding sequence GTGAGCGCCGAACAAAGTTTGCTCGCCGCCGAGCGTCAATGTTCCGAAGCCTTCAAGAATCGTGACCGGCAAGCCCTCGACCTGCTGCTTGCCGACGATTTTGTCTTCACCGACGAAGAAGGCAAGGTCTATGACAAAGCGAAGTACATTCAAGAGATCACCTCGGCGCAGGTCGAATCCTACAAGCTGGACGATCTGGCGGCGCGCGTCAGCGGCACGACGGGCGTCGTCACCGGTCTCTGGAGCGGCAAGATGACGATTGCCGGCAAAGACGCGAGCAGCGCGGTGCGCTTCACCGACACCTTCGTCAAGCGGCTCAATCGCTGGGTCGTGCTGGCGTCGCACGAGTCGCGCATTCCGCAGAAAGGCACGGATATGAGCAACGCCATCACCACGCCTTCCGGCCTGAAGTACATCGATGAGGTCGTCGGCACCGGTGCCAGCCCCGAACAGGGCCAGATGGTCACGGTGCATTACACCGGCACGCTCGAAAACGGCACCAAGTTCGATAGCTCGTATGACCACGGCCAGCCATTCACTTTTCAAATCGGCGTGAGCCCGGTCATCCGCGGCTGGGCTGAAGGCTTGATGACCATGAAGGTCGGCGGCAAGCGCCGGCTGATCATCCCGCCGCAACTCGGCTATGGGGCGCGCGGCGCCGGCAATGTCATCCCGCCCAACGCCACGCTCATCTTTGAAGTCGAGCTGCTCAAGATTCAGTAG
- a CDS encoding MoxR family ATPase — protein MISTAGKLEQLQKTIESVIRGKSDVVELALVTLIADGHLLIEDVPGVGKTTLAQAMARSFDCSFQRIQFTSDMLPSDILGLEVFNQQQSSFEFKSGPIFANVILADEINRTTPKTQSALLEAMAEGHVTVEQVTYKLPRPFIVLATQNPVEHHGTYPLPESQMDRFMMRVRMGYPDLEDEKTILRQQTFNSAVERLSPVMHSDDVLQLQREAREVAVDESLLDYLIRIVRATRQSDLLDLGVSPRGSLALYHAAQAMAFIEGRDYVIPDDIKRLVVPVFAHRIVVNSRYSTGMRRSDEAEAALQEILKTINVPL, from the coding sequence GTGATCAGCACTGCCGGGAAGCTCGAACAACTCCAGAAAACAATCGAATCAGTCATTCGCGGCAAGTCGGATGTCGTCGAGCTGGCGCTGGTCACCTTGATTGCCGACGGCCACCTGCTCATCGAAGACGTTCCCGGCGTCGGCAAAACTACCCTGGCGCAAGCCATGGCGCGCAGCTTCGACTGCTCGTTCCAGCGCATCCAGTTCACCTCTGATATGCTGCCGAGCGACATCCTCGGCCTCGAAGTCTTCAACCAGCAGCAGAGTTCTTTCGAGTTCAAGTCCGGCCCCATCTTCGCCAACGTCATTCTCGCCGACGAGATCAACCGCACGACGCCGAAGACCCAGTCGGCCTTGCTTGAAGCGATGGCTGAAGGCCACGTGACGGTCGAGCAAGTGACCTATAAGCTGCCGCGCCCGTTTATTGTCCTGGCGACGCAGAACCCGGTCGAGCATCACGGCACCTACCCGCTGCCCGAATCGCAGATGGATCGTTTCATGATGCGCGTGCGCATGGGTTACCCCGACCTCGAAGACGAGAAGACGATCCTGCGCCAGCAGACCTTCAACTCGGCGGTCGAGCGCCTGTCGCCGGTTATGCACAGCGATGACGTGCTACAGCTCCAGCGCGAAGCGCGCGAGGTGGCGGTAGACGAATCCTTGCTCGATTACCTGATCCGCATCGTGCGCGCGACGCGCCAGTCGGATTTACTCGACCTCGGAGTCAGCCCGCGCGGCTCGCTTGCCTTGTATCACGCGGCGCAGGCGATGGCCTTTATCGAGGGGCGCGATTACGTCATCCCCGACGACATCAAGCGGCTGGTTGTGCCCGTCTTTGCCCACCGCATCGTCGTCAACTCG
- a CDS encoding cytochrome B6, which translates to MLVSPATRAQDSGKKTEPQSSFSPVVEEPFAVVLKRDKANKARVMAEHQRLLEARYDLSRRVDQSVTMTRGKPIPVGPTARLKGVTWEQLGRMSPEEIRDKGVFPYLPLPHVSHPVGGMIFPQAEVKALPRLERFDMDFDLPEQFLPEFPPAIFLTTRPDLGDVSKGQLVTINNFYELFNGILNPKQLDGLRLLVSQFPQQQFNATADRKTERAEGMLGVACFDCHVNGHTSGAAHLVGDIRPQENRRRIETPSLRGVNIQRLFGSQRALRTVEDFTEFEQRAAYFDGDPVIATKKGLNILERGSQIHAMAEFQELLDFPPASKLNLFGRLDRARASESEVRGEDLFFGKASCAACHTPPYYTDGLMHDLKVERFYRPRMEGGMMITAQGPIKTFPLRGIKESPPYLHDGRLLTLEDTVEFFNLIEQLNLSAQEKKDLVAFLRAL; encoded by the coding sequence ATGCTGGTCAGCCCCGCCACTCGCGCCCAGGACAGTGGCAAGAAGACGGAGCCGCAGTCGTCGTTTTCGCCGGTCGTCGAAGAACCGTTCGCGGTCGTCTTGAAGCGCGACAAGGCCAACAAGGCGCGGGTGATGGCCGAGCATCAACGGCTGCTCGAAGCACGCTATGACCTGAGCCGTCGCGTTGACCAGAGCGTCACCATGACGCGCGGCAAACCAATCCCCGTAGGCCCGACGGCGCGCCTCAAGGGCGTCACCTGGGAGCAGCTCGGCCGCATGTCGCCGGAAGAGATCCGCGACAAGGGCGTCTTTCCTTACCTGCCGCTGCCGCACGTCAGTCATCCGGTCGGCGGCATGATCTTTCCGCAGGCCGAGGTCAAAGCCCTGCCGCGGCTAGAGCGCTTTGACATGGATTTCGACCTGCCGGAGCAGTTCTTGCCGGAATTCCCGCCGGCCATCTTCCTGACGACGCGCCCCGATCTCGGCGACGTGTCGAAGGGGCAGTTGGTGACGATCAACAACTTCTACGAGCTGTTCAACGGCATCCTCAACCCGAAGCAGCTCGACGGCCTGCGCCTGCTGGTGTCGCAGTTCCCGCAGCAGCAGTTCAACGCCACCGCCGACCGCAAGACCGAGCGCGCGGAAGGCATGTTGGGCGTCGCCTGCTTCGACTGTCACGTCAACGGGCACACTTCGGGGGCGGCGCATCTGGTCGGCGACATCCGCCCGCAAGAGAATCGCCGGCGCATCGAAACGCCGAGCCTGCGCGGCGTCAACATCCAACGTCTGTTCGGCTCGCAGCGCGCCCTGCGCACGGTCGAAGACTTCACCGAATTTGAGCAGCGCGCCGCCTACTTCGACGGCGACCCGGTGATTGCCACCAAGAAGGGATTGAACATTCTTGAGCGCGGCTCGCAGATTCATGCGATGGCCGAGTTTCAAGAGCTGCTCGACTTTCCGCCAGCGTCGAAGTTGAATCTCTTTGGCCGCCTCGACCGCGCCAGGGCGAGCGAGAGCGAAGTTCGCGGCGAAGACCTCTTCTTCGGCAAAGCCAGTTGCGCGGCCTGTCACACGCCGCCTTACTACACCGACGGGCTGATGCATGACCTGAAGGTCGAGCGCTTCTACCGCCCGCGCATGGAAGGCGGCATGATGATCACCGCGCAGGGGCCGATCAAGACCTTCCCGCTGCGCGGCATCAAAGAGTCGCCGCCTTACCTGCACGATGGCCGCTTGCTGACGCTTGAGGATACGGTCGAGTTTTTCAATCTCATCGAACAGCTCAATCTTTCGGCGCAGGAGAAAAAAGACCTGGTCGCTTTCTTGCGCGCTTTGTAG
- a CDS encoding glycosyltransferase family 87 protein, whose translation MKTEMPDPAPAEALSRFAGLRAVAAPVALLIIGAAMLGLCWWARDLHRFTQWVAAYIWLFIGELAMCMLACGVVLKWNRHSSRAARWLTFAVIIIFAIGLRATLVPQRPYLSTDAYRYAWDGHVQAHGMNPYRFAPEAPPLEPLRDPERYPNVTRIYPNINRPNLPTPYPPGAQLVYLLVSWLQPLRVTAFKAAAMAFDVITILALMWALGRARLDPARAILFAWHPLPIWEGAHSGHIEAAFIMLLALALVAWTGRRHWLTGALLGLATAVKYYPALVLPAFLRAVSERSTAPLKARLIAAARAVLFNRANLVMVGSFALTLAIVYLPYVLTGATGFGALGNEFSEEGFTGTGARYFALDVIHKLVPLRADLFLIAAASLLAALGAWWAMRTKAGVAVVARGAAALIGAYWLLTSPRYAWYYAWILPFLCFAPRLGWIYLTGASVFMYCLWYEPLVYPDLPLWLGAVVYLPALAWLAWEVWREPYAPDGGAADAAREEATSPVE comes from the coding sequence ATGAAAACCGAAATGCCCGACCCGGCGCCTGCCGAGGCGCTGTCGCGCTTCGCCGGCCTGCGGGCGGTTGCGGCTCCGGTTGCTTTATTGATCATCGGCGCGGCGATGCTCGGCCTCTGCTGGTGGGCGCGCGACCTGCACCGCTTTACGCAGTGGGTGGCGGCCTACATCTGGCTGTTCATCGGCGAGCTGGCGATGTGCATGCTGGCCTGCGGCGTGGTGCTGAAATGGAATCGGCATTCATCGCGCGCCGCTCGCTGGCTGACATTCGCCGTCATCATCATCTTTGCCATCGGCCTGCGGGCGACGCTGGTGCCGCAGCGGCCTTATCTTTCGACGGACGCCTATCGCTATGCCTGGGACGGCCATGTGCAGGCGCATGGCATGAACCCTTATCGCTTCGCCCCCGAGGCGCCGCCGCTTGAGCCGTTGCGCGATCCGGAGCGCTATCCGAACGTCACGCGGATTTATCCGAACATCAATCGCCCGAATCTGCCGACGCCTTATCCGCCGGGCGCGCAATTGGTTTACTTACTGGTCAGCTGGTTACAACCGTTGCGCGTGACGGCGTTCAAAGCGGCGGCGATGGCCTTTGACGTGATCACTATTCTGGCGCTGATGTGGGCGCTCGGGCGGGCGCGGCTGGACCCGGCGCGGGCGATTCTGTTTGCCTGGCACCCGCTGCCGATCTGGGAAGGCGCGCACAGCGGCCACATCGAAGCGGCGTTCATCATGCTGCTGGCGCTGGCGCTGGTGGCATGGACGGGTCGCCGCCACTGGCTGACGGGCGCGCTGCTGGGACTGGCGACAGCCGTCAAGTATTACCCGGCGCTCGTGCTGCCGGCCTTCCTGCGCGCCGTCAGTGAGCGAAGTACTGCGCCGCTGAAAGCCCGCTTGATTGCCGCGGCGCGCGCCGTCTTATTCAATCGAGCGAATCTCGTTATGGTCGGCTCGTTCGCGCTGACGCTGGCGATTGTTTACCTGCCTTATGTGCTGACGGGCGCGACCGGCTTCGGCGCGCTCGGCAACGAGTTCAGCGAAGAAGGCTTCACCGGCACGGGGGCGCGTTACTTTGCGCTCGATGTGATTCACAAGCTGGTGCCGCTGCGCGCCGACCTGTTTTTGATTGCTGCCGCGTCGTTGCTTGCGGCGCTCGGCGCGTGGTGGGCAATGCGCACAAAGGCGGGCGTGGCCGTGGTAGCGCGCGGCGCGGCGGCGCTCATCGGCGCATACTGGCTGCTGACCTCGCCGCGCTATGCGTGGTACTACGCCTGGATTCTGCCGTTCCTCTGTTTCGCGCCGCGGCTCGGTTGGATTTACCTGACCGGCGCGTCTGTCTTCATGTACTGCTTGTGGTACGAGCCGCTGGTCTATCCCGACTTGCCTCTGTGGCTCGGCGCAGTCGTCTACCTGCCGGCGCTGGCGTGGCTGGCGTGGGAGGTCTGGCGCGAGCCCTACGCGCCCGATGGCGGCGCTGCCGACGCGGCGCGTGAAGAAGCGACCTCGCCCGTGGAGTGA